In the genome of Triticum urartu cultivar G1812 chromosome 5, Tu2.1, whole genome shotgun sequence, one region contains:
- the LOC125509915 gene encoding uncharacterized protein LOC125509915 isoform X1, which produces MMSPEQDPRRRQIQGRHVSVGSVAKLKRSQVDVSQTGKRLTYSGSSLPEDIWRHICSFLPLKDAARAASVSHSFKRFWRCRPNLTFSKKTMGYKKNARRRRITTRDYNSRVDHILRNHLGTGVKTLRLKLYGIYNANTRNYLDSWLQIAVKPGIEELSLILSNIDHLSNEAIYEFPCSLLSNGSENTIRELDLLGCAFRPTVGIGCTGSLTSLCLSCVNIESDELGFLLSNSLALERLELNDCSEIFSIKIPSLLQRLSYVMVSGCSMLQVIESEAPNISSFHFFHDDDVFHDDDVDQQVQLFLGESLQMKEIFISHSCVLHYALVVLTSSMPNLETLTMHSYYEMVSTPTLASKFLHLKYLNISVFGWKFASAPRYADYDLFLLVSCLDASPCLETFNLDVPMRRREHDSIFEDPPSQLGRIPGQCYANLRHVKITKFRSTKLLVKLTCHILDSTPSLECLTLDITDGGPTCSEIDRCFVGKETFMEAPKALAAIQTYVEGKVPSTAKLNVVEPCSRCPAL; this is translated from the exons ATGATGTCGCCGGAGCAGGATCCTCGTCGCCGGCAAATCCAAGGCCGCC ATGTATCAGTTGGTTCAGTTGCTAAACTAAAGCGCTCGCAAGTGGATGTTTCTCAAACTGGCAAAAGATTAACATATTCAGGCTCAAGCCTTCCGGAG GATATCTGGCGTCATATATGCTCCTTTTTGCCACTGAAAGATGCTGCGCGTGCTGCGAGCGTGTCTCACTCCTTTAAACGTTTCTGGAGGTGCCGGCCCAACCTCACCTTCAGTAAGAAAACAATGGGCTACAAGAAAAATGCACGtaggcggagaataacaacaagAGATTACAACAGCAGAGTTGACCATATTCTGAGAAACCACTTAGGCACTGGTGTGAAGACACTCAGGCTTAAATTGTATGGTATTTACAATGCCAACACCAGAAATTATCTTGATAGTTGGCTCCAGATTGCTGTTAAACCAGGCATAGAAGAACTCAGCCTCATACTTTCAAATATCGACCATTTATCAAACGAAGCAATCTACGAGTTTCCATGCTCACTTTTATCTAATGGCAGTGAAAACACCATTCGTGAGCTAGACCTTTTAGGTTGCGCCTTCCGCCCCACGGTAGGAATCGGTTGCACGGGAAGCCTGACGAGTCTATGTCTGTCTTGTGTGAATATTGAGAGTGATGAGTTGGGGTTCCTTCTTTCCAATTCTCTGGCTTTGGAGCGATTGGAACTCAATGATTGCAGTGAGATATTTTCTATAAAGATACCTTCCCTGCTGCAGCGCCTCAGCTACGTGATGGTGTCCGGTTGTTCCATGCTGCAAGTGATTGAAAGCGAGGCTCCAAATATCTCCAGTTTTCACTTTTTCCATGATGATGATGTTTTTCATGATGACGATGTCGATCAACAAGTACAGCTATTTCTTGGAGAATCACTGCAGATGAAGGAAATCTTCATATCACATTCCTGCGTTCTTCATTATGCTCTCGTCGTGCTCACATCCAGTATGCCGAATCTTGAAACTCTTACTATGCATTCGTATTACGAG ATGGTCAGTACACCAACGCTAGCAAGCAAATTCCTCCACCTCAAGTATTTGAATATTTCTGTATTTGGATGGAAGTTTGCCTCGGCACCTCGGTATGCGGACTATGATCTTTTCTTGCTGGTTTCTTGTCTCGACGCATCTCCTTGCTTGGAGACTTTTAACCTAGAT GTACCAATGAGACGCCGGGAGCATGACTCAATTTTTGAAGACCCCCCCTCACAATTGGGGCGGATTCCAGGACAATGCTATGCCAATCTTAGGCATGTGAAGATCACTAAATTCCGCTCCACAAAGTTATTGGTTAAGCTCACATGTCATATTCTTGACAGCACACCCTCGCTCGAGTGCCTCACACTGGACATAACTGATGGTGGGCCGACTTGTTCCGAGATTGACAGATGCTTTGTGGGTAAAGAAACTTTTATGGAAGCCCCTAAAGCGCTTGCGGCTATCCAGACTTACGTCGAGGGAAAAGTTCCCTCCACGGCTAAGTTGAATGTCGTGGAGCCTTGCAGCCGATGCCCTGCCCTTTGA
- the LOC125509915 gene encoding uncharacterized protein LOC125509915 isoform X2, with protein MGYKKNARRRRITTRDYNSRVDHILRNHLGTGVKTLRLKLYGIYNANTRNYLDSWLQIAVKPGIEELSLILSNIDHLSNEAIYEFPCSLLSNGSENTIRELDLLGCAFRPTVGIGCTGSLTSLCLSCVNIESDELGFLLSNSLALERLELNDCSEIFSIKIPSLLQRLSYVMVSGCSMLQVIESEAPNISSFHFFHDDDVFHDDDVDQQVQLFLGESLQMKEIFISHSCVLHYALVVLTSSMPNLETLTMHSYYEMVSTPTLASKFLHLKYLNISVFGWKFASAPRYADYDLFLLVSCLDASPCLETFNLDVPMRRREHDSIFEDPPSQLGRIPGQCYANLRHVKITKFRSTKLLVKLTCHILDSTPSLECLTLDITDGGPTCSEIDRCFVGKETFMEAPKALAAIQTYVEGKVPSTAKLNVVEPCSRCPAL; from the exons ATGGGCTACAAGAAAAATGCACGtaggcggagaataacaacaagAGATTACAACAGCAGAGTTGACCATATTCTGAGAAACCACTTAGGCACTGGTGTGAAGACACTCAGGCTTAAATTGTATGGTATTTACAATGCCAACACCAGAAATTATCTTGATAGTTGGCTCCAGATTGCTGTTAAACCAGGCATAGAAGAACTCAGCCTCATACTTTCAAATATCGACCATTTATCAAACGAAGCAATCTACGAGTTTCCATGCTCACTTTTATCTAATGGCAGTGAAAACACCATTCGTGAGCTAGACCTTTTAGGTTGCGCCTTCCGCCCCACGGTAGGAATCGGTTGCACGGGAAGCCTGACGAGTCTATGTCTGTCTTGTGTGAATATTGAGAGTGATGAGTTGGGGTTCCTTCTTTCCAATTCTCTGGCTTTGGAGCGATTGGAACTCAATGATTGCAGTGAGATATTTTCTATAAAGATACCTTCCCTGCTGCAGCGCCTCAGCTACGTGATGGTGTCCGGTTGTTCCATGCTGCAAGTGATTGAAAGCGAGGCTCCAAATATCTCCAGTTTTCACTTTTTCCATGATGATGATGTTTTTCATGATGACGATGTCGATCAACAAGTACAGCTATTTCTTGGAGAATCACTGCAGATGAAGGAAATCTTCATATCACATTCCTGCGTTCTTCATTATGCTCTCGTCGTGCTCACATCCAGTATGCCGAATCTTGAAACTCTTACTATGCATTCGTATTACGAG ATGGTCAGTACACCAACGCTAGCAAGCAAATTCCTCCACCTCAAGTATTTGAATATTTCTGTATTTGGATGGAAGTTTGCCTCGGCACCTCGGTATGCGGACTATGATCTTTTCTTGCTGGTTTCTTGTCTCGACGCATCTCCTTGCTTGGAGACTTTTAACCTAGAT GTACCAATGAGACGCCGGGAGCATGACTCAATTTTTGAAGACCCCCCCTCACAATTGGGGCGGATTCCAGGACAATGCTATGCCAATCTTAGGCATGTGAAGATCACTAAATTCCGCTCCACAAAGTTATTGGTTAAGCTCACATGTCATATTCTTGACAGCACACCCTCGCTCGAGTGCCTCACACTGGACATAACTGATGGTGGGCCGACTTGTTCCGAGATTGACAGATGCTTTGTGGGTAAAGAAACTTTTATGGAAGCCCCTAAAGCGCTTGCGGCTATCCAGACTTACGTCGAGGGAAAAGTTCCCTCCACGGCTAAGTTGAATGTCGTGGAGCCTTGCAGCCGATGCCCTGCCCTTTGA
- the LOC125509915 gene encoding uncharacterized protein LOC125509915 isoform X3 yields the protein MMSPEQDPRRRQIQGRHVSVGSVAKLKRSQVDVSQTGKRLTYSGSSLPERLSYVMVSGCSMLQVIESEAPNISSFHFFHDDDVFHDDDVDQQVQLFLGESLQMKEIFISHSCVLHYALVVLTSSMPNLETLTMHSYYEMVSTPTLASKFLHLKYLNISVFGWKFASAPRYADYDLFLLVSCLDASPCLETFNLDVPMRRREHDSIFEDPPSQLGRIPGQCYANLRHVKITKFRSTKLLVKLTCHILDSTPSLECLTLDITDGGPTCSEIDRCFVGKETFMEAPKALAAIQTYVEGKVPSTAKLNVVEPCSRCPAL from the exons ATGATGTCGCCGGAGCAGGATCCTCGTCGCCGGCAAATCCAAGGCCGCC ATGTATCAGTTGGTTCAGTTGCTAAACTAAAGCGCTCGCAAGTGGATGTTTCTCAAACTGGCAAAAGATTAACATATTCAGGCTCAAGCCTTCCGGAG CGCCTCAGCTACGTGATGGTGTCCGGTTGTTCCATGCTGCAAGTGATTGAAAGCGAGGCTCCAAATATCTCCAGTTTTCACTTTTTCCATGATGATGATGTTTTTCATGATGACGATGTCGATCAACAAGTACAGCTATTTCTTGGAGAATCACTGCAGATGAAGGAAATCTTCATATCACATTCCTGCGTTCTTCATTATGCTCTCGTCGTGCTCACATCCAGTATGCCGAATCTTGAAACTCTTACTATGCATTCGTATTACGAG ATGGTCAGTACACCAACGCTAGCAAGCAAATTCCTCCACCTCAAGTATTTGAATATTTCTGTATTTGGATGGAAGTTTGCCTCGGCACCTCGGTATGCGGACTATGATCTTTTCTTGCTGGTTTCTTGTCTCGACGCATCTCCTTGCTTGGAGACTTTTAACCTAGAT GTACCAATGAGACGCCGGGAGCATGACTCAATTTTTGAAGACCCCCCCTCACAATTGGGGCGGATTCCAGGACAATGCTATGCCAATCTTAGGCATGTGAAGATCACTAAATTCCGCTCCACAAAGTTATTGGTTAAGCTCACATGTCATATTCTTGACAGCACACCCTCGCTCGAGTGCCTCACACTGGACATAACTGATGGTGGGCCGACTTGTTCCGAGATTGACAGATGCTTTGTGGGTAAAGAAACTTTTATGGAAGCCCCTAAAGCGCTTGCGGCTATCCAGACTTACGTCGAGGGAAAAGTTCCCTCCACGGCTAAGTTGAATGTCGTGGAGCCTTGCAGCCGATGCCCTGCCCTTTGA